The nucleotide sequence ACCGAGGCCGACGATGGCGATCGGCTCGGACGATTGCTCGGCGGTCAGGCGTTGCTGGTCAGCCGAGGCCGCGGTGGGCAAGCTCGATAGATGTAAAGCCAAGCCGGCGATGGTGTTTTGTTCATACATCAGCGTGGGGGACAACCGGCGGCCCAGCCACGTCTCGAGATCCCCTGCCACGCGCACGGCCGACAGCGAGTCGAGCCCGTAGCTCACCAGCGGGGCGCGTGGATCGAGTTCACGCGGTTCGATGCCCAGCCGCTTGGACAGTCGTTCGACCAGCCAGGCCTGAATCTCTTCGGCCGAGCGCGGCGCGGTGGAGCGGGCGGCCATTTCCTCTTCGGTTGGCTTGCGCTCGGCTTGCCAGGTGGCAATCGCTTCGAGCGTGCCGGCGGCCAGACCGGTGCGGCAGGCAAAGCGTTGGATCTTGCCGCTCGACGTCTTGGGGATCGTGCCCGGCTTCAGCAGGACGATCGCATCGACGTCAACCTCGTGTTGTTCGAGGACGCCGCGACGAATCGCCTGGAACACTTCGGCCGGCTCGGTGTTCCGCTGTTCCCGTTTCAACTCGACGGCGACGCCGAGCAGTTCGTCCCCTTCGATCGCCAGGGCAAACGCCGCGCAGGCCGCGCCGTTGACCGCCGCGTGGCACTCGGCCACGGTGGCTTCGATGTCGTAAGGATAATGGTTCGTGCCGCGCAGAATGATCAGGTCTTTGATTCGTCCGGTGACGAACAACTCGCCCTGATCGACAAAGCCTAGGTCGCCGGTCTTCAAGTACGGGCCGTCGCCGCCCGCCAGGTACGCGCCAAAGACATCGGCGCTGTCCTCGGGACGTCGCCAGTAGCCCGACGACATACTTGGCCCGGCGGTCCAGATCTCGCCGACCTCGCGCTCGCCCAACGTGGTGTTCGCGCCCGGTGCGACGATTCGCACACGGTGCTCGGGGCCCGGCTGACCACAGCCGGTGACTTCCAGATGATCGTCGGCGGCAACCGTGTCGACAAACTCGACGCGCCCCTCACGCAGCGCCTTGGCGGCGAGCGATTGGAACCGCGGGCCGATACCGGCGGTGCTGCCCGTCACGGCGGCGGTGAACTCGGCCAGGCCGTAACAGGGGTAAAACGCATTCGCCTGAAACCCTGCCGGCGCAAAGCGTTCGGCAAAACGGCGGACGGTTCGCGGCTGAATCATTTCAGCGCCCGAAAAGGCGACCTGCCAACAGCTCAGGTCCAACCGCTGTAGCTCGGCATCGTCGGCCCGATCGCAACACAACTCATAGGCAAAGTTAGGGCCGCCCGAGTACGTGCCGCGATAACGGTCGATCGCTTCCAGCCAGCGCGCCGGGCGTTGCAGAAACTGAACCGGAGGCATCAGCACTGCGGGCATGCCGACCCACATGGCATAAATCAGGTTCAGCAGTCCCATGTCGTGGTACAGCGGCAGCCACTGAACCGCGCACCCTTCGGGGGTCTGGCGAACGCCGTGATGAATGTGAGCCAGGTTGGCCAGGACGTTCGCCTGGCTGATCATCACGCCGCGCGATGACCGGGTCGAGCCCGAGGTGTATTGCAGGTAGGCCGGCAGCGAAGGATCGACCGTCGGCAGTTCGCCGGCCGGCGCGTCGGGCAAATTGCCAACGTCGGTTGCGATCCAGCACAGGTTGCTCTGGCCGGCTTGCTCAAGCAACTGGCGCGGACGCGCCAAAGTTTCGGCCGCGCCCAGCACCGCCGTCGCGCCGGAGTCGGCGATGATCGCTTGGAGGTGCGGCACGCCGCGCGCGTTGCGCGGCACGTTGACCGGCACCGCGACGACGCCCGCTTCGACACACGCCAGGAACGTGCGAATCGAATCGAGACTGGTCGGAAACAAAACCAGCGCCGGCTGCCCCGACAGTTTCTCGTCGCGCAACTTCGCGGCGAGCGCGCGGACCTGCTGTGCCAGTTCGCCGTACGTGATTGACTGAGCGTCGAGCTCGCCATCGAGCAGAACCGTATATGCCGTGCGGCCGCCGTCGTGGGCCGCGCGTTCAGCTAATAAAGCCGGAATGGACGCAAAGCTCTTTGCGGGCATGAGATTACGATCTGTCCCTGTCGTTGGTGAGCCGGGAAGAGAGTCCCCATCTTAGTTGGCTGCTGCCACTTCGCAAATGGCCTGGGGAGAGAATGACGAAAGTTGTAAGTTGCTATGTGGTAGAAGGTTAATGTGCAATCGACGAGGAGCGAAAAGAAAGTTGCTAGCTGCGGGGCGTTGACCGGCGAAAATCAGGTTTCGACAGGTTGGAAAAGTTGCGCCTATTTGTTGTCAAAACAGGTGCTGTCTTCTAGCATCGTACGACTTGGGGCGACGCGTGGGGCCGTCTCAGATTTTGGCGCCGACGACTCACTTCGCGCGCTTGTATTTCCAACCATCGAGCGCGGCAACATGCCAAAAACCCAGGGAATCTACGCCAAATTTCATTGGCTGATGATTTCGGCGTGCGTGCTCGCCGCGCCGTTTCTCTGGGCGGCGTCGATGCGTGTGCTGGCCACCAACAGCAACGACATCTCGCAGTGGTTGCCCAACACGCTGGACGAAAAGCGGCACTTCGAAGCGTTTCTGGCCCGCTTTCCTGCTCCCGACACAATCATTGTCTCGTGGCCTGGCTGCACGCTGAAGGATCCGCGGTTGGGCAGCTTTTCGGCCGCGATGGCCGTGGCACAAAGCGACGAGACGGCCGGCAGACTGTTGGCGTATGCCGTGACGGGGGCAGAACTTGCGGACCAATTGATGGGCAATCCCTTGGCGCTGGCGCGCGAGCGGGCGATTGATCACCTGCTGGGTACAGTGATCGGTTCAGACCGTGAAACCAGTTGCGCGTTGGTGGCCCTGAGCGACGAAGGGGCGGCCAAGCCGGCCGCCGCGCTGGAAATCGTTTATCGGGCCGCCGCGCAATGCGGCATCGGCGAAGACGACCTGCGCTTGGCCGGCCCGGCGGTCGAACATGACGTGATGAATCGCGAGACCGATCATCTGTTGTTGCGATTCTCGATCGCGTCGGCAGTCGTGTCGTTGCTGGTAGCCTGGTGGTGTTTGAAGCGATTGCCGATGGTCGGCATGTTGTTCGTCACGGCGCTGGCGATCACCGGCGTCGGGATGACGGTCTATGACTTGGCCGGCGGCAAGATGAACTCAATGCTAATGTTGATGCCGGCGCTGTTGTTCGTGTACGCGATCAGCGGCGGCGTCCATGTGATCAACTACTTTCAGGACGCGGTAAACGAAGGGGGCGTCAGCGGCGCCGCCGAGCGCGGCGTGAGCGCAGGCTGGCAGCCCTGCTTTCTCTCGTCGCTGACCACGGCCATCGGCCTGGGCAGCTTGATGGTCAGCGAGATTGAGCCGGTGCGGATGTTCGGCATCTATTCGGCCATCGGCCTGGTGCTGGGTTTTTGCATCTTGTTCCTGCTCTTGCCGTCGCTGTTGCACGCCTGGGCGGTGGCGTTCGGTTGGCAGAAAAGCGATACCCAGCCCCGTGCCCAGGAAGCCAGCGCCCTGTGGGACCGCGCCTGGATGTTTCAGCGCCGCCACCATGGGAAGGTGACCGCGTTGGTCTGTCTGTTCATGCTCGTCTCTGGCGCCGGTTTCTACTACATCATGCCGTCGGCCAAGTTGAAGGACACCTTCTGGACGTCGAGCAAGATCTATCAGGACTATCTGTGGATCGAAGAGAAGTTGGGGCCGCTGACCACGATTGAACTGGTGGTGACGTTCCAGCGCGACTGTCCGATGGATCACGAGGCGCGGATGGCGCTGATCGCCCGATTGCAGCGCGAAGTCAGCGAACTCGAACCGCAATCGACGTCGACGTCGGCGGCCACGCTGACGCCGCGGCTGCCCAACTCGCGCGGGGTAGTCAGCGCGGCGCGGCGGTTGCGGTTGCTCAAGTTCCTGAATCGGGCTGGGTTCTATGTGCGCGATGAAGACGCCGCGGCCGAGATTTGGCGGATCACGGTTCGCATTCCGGCGACGGGCGATACCGGCTTTGATGATTTCTGCAACGCGGTCCACGCGCGATTGGACCAGATCGAAGAAGAGACCGGCACAGCGGGGGTCAGCATCCTGCAGACCGGCACGGTGCCGCTGCTCTCGAAGATTCAGCAGGAACTTTGGCAGGTGCTGCTGCAAAGCTTTTTCTGGTCGTTCGTGCTGATCGCCGGCGTGATGGTGATCGCCCTGCGGAGCGTGCCGGGGGGGCTGG is from Planctomycetota bacterium and encodes:
- a CDS encoding MMPL family transporter codes for the protein MPKTQGIYAKFHWLMISACVLAAPFLWAASMRVLATNSNDISQWLPNTLDEKRHFEAFLARFPAPDTIIVSWPGCTLKDPRLGSFSAAMAVAQSDETAGRLLAYAVTGAELADQLMGNPLALARERAIDHLLGTVIGSDRETSCALVALSDEGAAKPAAALEIVYRAAAQCGIGEDDLRLAGPAVEHDVMNRETDHLLLRFSIASAVVSLLVAWWCLKRLPMVGMLFVTALAITGVGMTVYDLAGGKMNSMLMLMPALLFVYAISGGVHVINYFQDAVNEGGVSGAAERGVSAGWQPCFLSSLTTAIGLGSLMVSEIEPVRMFGIYSAIGLVLGFCILFLLLPSLLHAWAVAFGWQKSDTQPRAQEASALWDRAWMFQRRHHGKVTALVCLFMLVSGAGFYYIMPSAKLKDTFWTSSKIYQDYLWIEEKLGPLTTIELVVTFQRDCPMDHEARMALIARLQREVSELEPQSTSTSAATLTPRLPNSRGVVSAARRLRLLKFLNRAGFYVRDEDAAAEIWRITVRIPATGDTGFDDFCNAVHARLDQIEEETGTAGVSILQTGTVPLLSKIQQELWQVLLQSFFWSFVLIAGVMVIALRSVPGGLVAMIPNLLPLCVSFGLMGWFGMALDIGAIMTASIALGIAVDDTFHFLCWFDRMRRDGCSRSDAVRWVYQRCGAAMMQSSLICSCGLLVFFFSGFVPAAQFGIMIFIMLMVALLGDLVLLPALLLGFAGRWFGRVKSVVPAPHTKKVFDQSPQSVPVEAS